The Brevibacillus choshinensis genome includes a region encoding these proteins:
- a CDS encoding DUF6583 family protein has product METATNMTTPRKSYKKPLLIVGVAAVVVLGGLGTAYAKLDLFKSAKTIYLQSETESMLKFSDNISQAYGKYEDYMKPYLEKPVHSTTELSDINLDATIPDPQAQKVLELLKNAKLVMQSNMDEQKHQQSGNVEVHLKDKKLATLEYFMNDSLVGFRLPEFYSKYGYVDLKDREALQQKLGQELPKRFLTYNDLYNAVSIKQDEVKSILTPYALLYANSLKDSQVTINKDASFSEEGFQASGREVTVSFTEEEARTLATQLAEKAKADQKLFDFIYTRYHNVSTLMKDSGYEVEEELSKEEFKKNYDKGFDDMLADLKENTSTSKEQLKMVLLIDNDHQILSRKLLFTGEKGNEEQVFWNNVAYTNGGDSYYRYSMLNPEDAKNSELSVTYKASEKSGKTTGNVGVVIKEEAKNTLDFKTNFETTKEDKKESGTYNFTLSFQDEFEPQPVSLSGSVAVSETKTDSSVDSEGTVKLTFNNPTPDMPKGLSFKLKSKAEFGKPLEIPAMSADNSINFATVTDEQMMGIQQEVGIAAQKFMEENAELVQQFMMP; this is encoded by the coding sequence ATGGAAACCGCAACAAACATGACCACGCCACGCAAAAGCTACAAGAAGCCTTTGCTGATTGTTGGTGTGGCGGCAGTCGTTGTCCTGGGTGGACTGGGAACTGCATACGCAAAGCTGGACTTATTCAAAAGCGCCAAAACCATTTACCTGCAATCAGAAACAGAAAGCATGCTGAAGTTCTCTGATAACATCTCGCAGGCGTACGGAAAATACGAAGACTATATGAAGCCGTATCTGGAGAAGCCTGTCCACTCCACTACTGAGCTTAGCGATATCAACCTGGATGCGACCATCCCTGACCCTCAGGCGCAAAAAGTACTGGAACTGCTGAAAAACGCCAAATTGGTCATGCAAAGCAACATGGATGAGCAAAAGCATCAACAGTCCGGAAACGTGGAAGTACACCTCAAGGACAAAAAGCTGGCAACTCTCGAGTACTTTATGAATGATTCACTCGTCGGCTTTCGACTCCCTGAATTCTATTCGAAATACGGCTATGTTGATCTGAAAGACCGCGAAGCTTTGCAGCAAAAGCTGGGTCAGGAGCTGCCAAAACGTTTCCTGACATATAACGACTTGTACAACGCCGTTTCCATCAAGCAAGATGAAGTGAAAAGCATCCTCACCCCTTATGCACTGCTATACGCAAACAGTTTGAAAGACAGTCAAGTGACGATCAACAAGGACGCATCATTCTCCGAGGAAGGCTTCCAAGCAAGTGGCCGCGAAGTGACTGTGAGCTTCACCGAAGAAGAAGCACGTACCTTGGCTACGCAGCTCGCGGAAAAAGCCAAAGCCGATCAAAAGCTGTTTGACTTCATCTACACTCGTTACCACAACGTTTCTACCTTGATGAAAGACAGCGGCTATGAAGTCGAAGAGGAGCTTTCCAAGGAAGAGTTCAAGAAAAACTACGATAAAGGCTTTGACGACATGCTCGCAGACCTGAAGGAAAATACCTCTACGAGCAAAGAACAGCTGAAAATGGTCTTGCTTATCGACAACGATCACCAAATCCTGTCTCGTAAGCTACTGTTTACAGGCGAGAAAGGCAACGAGGAACAAGTCTTCTGGAACAACGTCGCCTATACAAACGGTGGAGATTCCTACTATCGCTACTCCATGCTGAATCCGGAAGATGCGAAAAACAGTGAATTGTCCGTGACCTACAAAGCTTCTGAGAAGAGCGGCAAGACCACAGGAAACGTCGGCGTCGTGATCAAAGAAGAGGCAAAGAACACGCTGGACTTCAAAACGAACTTCGAGACAACCAAAGAAGACAAGAAAGAAAGCGGCACGTACAATTTCACCCTCTCTTTCCAAGACGAATTTGAGCCACAACCGGTTTCTCTCTCCGGTAGCGTAGCTGTATCCGAGACCAAAACGGATAGCAGTGTCGATTCCGAAGGCACAGTTAAGCTCACTTTTAACAACCCGACACCGGATATGCCAAAAGGATTGAGCTTCAAGCTGAAATCGAAAGCGGAATTCGGAAAACCGCTGGAAATTCCTGCGATGAGTGCTGATAACTCCATCAATTTCGCTACGGTTACTGACGAGCAAATGATGGGCATTCAACAGGAAGTAGGCATCGCCGCACAAAAATTCATGGAAGAAAATGCTGAACTGGTGCAACAATTCATGATGCCATAG
- a CDS encoding proline iminopeptidase-family hydrolase has protein sequence MERKEGYIEVTGGKVWYNLVGEGNKEKTPLIVLHGGPGNTHDPLQAALHVLADERHVIFYDQLGSGNSDRPTDDSLWKTERFVEELMNIREALDLDEVHILGHSWGTMLAAAYLIDRKPAGVKSVIFSSPCLSAERWKQDADQFLAQLPEDVQQTIARHEEQGTTDSKEYQDAMKEYYSRHVCRIEPLPAVMVESRPKGNKDIYMKMWGPSEFCPTGNLKTFDYTPKLHEINIPSLFVCGRYDEAAPESTQYYQSLVPDSEFHVFEKSSHVSYLEETEAYVEIVRVFLRKADTK, from the coding sequence ATGGAACGAAAGGAAGGCTATATTGAAGTAACAGGTGGAAAGGTCTGGTATAACCTGGTGGGGGAAGGAAACAAGGAGAAAACTCCTCTCATCGTGCTGCATGGTGGTCCAGGCAATACACATGATCCGCTGCAGGCGGCACTGCACGTTTTGGCAGACGAAAGACATGTCATTTTTTATGATCAGCTGGGATCAGGGAATTCAGATCGACCGACGGATGACTCGCTCTGGAAAACAGAACGGTTTGTAGAAGAGCTGATGAATATCAGAGAAGCGCTCGATTTGGATGAAGTACATATTTTGGGTCATTCCTGGGGGACGATGCTTGCGGCTGCGTATCTTATTGATCGCAAGCCTGCAGGGGTAAAGAGCGTGATTTTCTCCAGTCCATGCTTGAGTGCTGAGCGCTGGAAGCAGGATGCCGACCAATTCCTGGCCCAATTGCCTGAGGACGTACAGCAAACGATCGCGCGGCACGAGGAACAGGGAACAACCGATTCAAAAGAGTATCAAGATGCCATGAAGGAATACTACAGCAGACATGTGTGCCGAATCGAGCCGTTGCCAGCTGTCATGGTAGAAAGCCGCCCCAAAGGAAACAAGGATATATACATGAAGATGTGGGGGCCTTCCGAGTTTTGCCCGACAGGAAACCTCAAGACCTTTGATTACACACCGAAGCTGCACGAGATCAACATTCCTTCGCTTTTCGTCTGTGGACGATATGACGAAGCGGCACCGGAGTCTACACAGTATTATCAATCGCTCGTACCTGATTCCGAATTTCATGTGTTTGAAAAAAGCTCCCATGTGAGCTATCTAGAAGAGACTGAAGCGTATGTAGAGATAGTCAGAGTCTTTTTGCGCAAGGCTGACACCAAATAA
- a CDS encoding metal-dependent hydrolase, whose translation MTWKTHLVLGAMAGYYAYPSWKGIAIGGAMALLPDIDQARSKIGYRLRPLSSALQKGIGHRTLTHSWVMLLLPAMLFSDMLLAQAALYGLLSHLISDAMVGRIQFLWPIKQGWVGVRLTKSMYRAVDRLVFCVAVVYLLYWGYSGGIEQLVRTL comes from the coding sequence ATGACGTGGAAGACGCATTTGGTGCTTGGAGCCATGGCAGGCTATTACGCGTATCCTTCGTGGAAAGGGATCGCGATTGGAGGGGCTATGGCTCTGTTGCCTGACATCGATCAGGCAAGAAGCAAGATTGGATACAGGCTGAGACCGTTGTCTTCAGCGTTGCAAAAAGGAATTGGTCACCGGACATTGACGCATTCCTGGGTCATGCTGCTGCTGCCAGCTATGCTGTTTAGCGATATGCTTCTGGCGCAAGCGGCTCTGTATGGGCTTTTGTCCCATCTCATTAGTGATGCCATGGTTGGGCGCATCCAGTTTTTATGGCCGATCAAGCAAGGCTGGGTGGGCGTCAGACTGACCAAGTCCATGTATCGAGCGGTGGATCGCCTTGTGTTCTGCGTGGCGGTGGTCTATCTTCTGTATTGGGGATACAGTGGAGGGATCGAACAGCTAGTGCGTACCCTGTAA
- a CDS encoding cupin codes for MKLFRFDQQVGRRVDRFDSVEATISRIVRTPESVHIGCMHIGAEGVVGYHPAVVDQLFVVVSGEGWVRGEGNEQVPIAAGQAAFWIAGEGHESGTKTGMVALVIEGEGLEPERFMPLL; via the coding sequence ATGAAACTGTTCCGGTTTGATCAGCAGGTAGGGCGCAGGGTAGATCGGTTTGATTCGGTCGAGGCGACGATATCTCGGATAGTGCGAACCCCTGAGTCTGTCCACATTGGTTGCATGCATATCGGCGCGGAAGGTGTCGTAGGCTATCATCCTGCTGTGGTCGACCAACTTTTCGTGGTCGTCTCAGGGGAAGGGTGGGTCCGTGGCGAAGGAAACGAACAGGTTCCTATCGCTGCCGGTCAGGCTGCTTTCTGGATCGCAGGAGAAGGGCATGAATCGGGGACAAAAACGGGGATGGTAGCCCTCGTGATCGAAGGCGAGGGGCTGGAACCTGAGCGCTTTATGCCTCTGCTGTAG
- a CDS encoding SgrR family transcriptional regulator, which yields MQIAYHYLRLRQHFSHVAEGVGQEVTLPELADIFCCTVRNAKMVVKQLVEQQWLDWIPGRGRGHTSRLVFLRTKEQIVLPISQAYVQQGDLEKAMMLLNEWRVSGKARERFFDWLSGQFGFRTEQGEMRTRDTLRMSFYRTIPALDPAFVGRVTESHMVKQIFDTLLRYDEKKGTFLPHLAHHWETNEEGTEWTFYLRKGVLFHHGRELTADDVVWTIQRIADPRTGSPYHWMLEDVEELIAVRDTIMRIRLKRSNRMLLSILASDRLSILPREVVQERGNQFAREPVGSGPFCLVENSEQMFILDAFPSYFLGRAHLDRVEIWIVPESRQKQEAIPSIAGEVHVLQPMLDKRGYRDTWQELQQMEKGCKFLAFNLNRSGPQQNPSFRDAIDRLLDREKMIREVGGRRYVPANGFILDWHQNGYVQPSVSVHEASERLAESGYQGETLKLYTYKGAGNEQDATWLQQYFRELGMSVELVIVPIEELNKPATLLKADMILAGEVFDDQLLLGMLEMYKSDRGLIRLLWDGKLREDIDQELDKLMLESEPQRQKMCLIRVEELLKESSAVLFLFHSLQQSAYHSALAGVSLNALGFVDYKDIWFKP from the coding sequence ATGCAAATTGCCTATCATTACTTGCGACTCCGCCAACATTTTTCCCACGTGGCAGAGGGGGTGGGCCAGGAGGTTACGCTTCCTGAGCTTGCCGATATTTTTTGCTGTACCGTTCGCAATGCAAAAATGGTCGTCAAGCAGCTAGTCGAGCAGCAATGGCTAGATTGGATTCCAGGCAGAGGCAGGGGGCATACCTCCCGGTTGGTTTTCTTGCGCACCAAGGAGCAGATCGTTCTTCCGATTTCACAGGCGTATGTACAACAGGGTGATTTGGAAAAAGCAATGATGCTGTTGAACGAATGGCGGGTATCAGGCAAAGCCAGAGAACGGTTTTTTGATTGGCTTTCCGGACAATTCGGATTCCGGACCGAACAAGGGGAAATGAGGACCAGGGATACGCTGCGCATGTCCTTTTACCGCACCATACCTGCACTCGACCCGGCTTTCGTCGGACGGGTGACAGAATCTCACATGGTCAAACAGATTTTTGATACCTTACTTCGCTACGACGAAAAGAAGGGCACCTTTTTACCTCACCTCGCGCATCACTGGGAGACGAACGAGGAGGGAACCGAGTGGACGTTTTATTTGCGAAAAGGAGTGTTATTCCACCATGGTCGCGAACTGACAGCAGATGATGTCGTCTGGACGATCCAGCGAATCGCTGACCCGCGGACAGGATCGCCTTACCATTGGATGCTGGAGGATGTCGAAGAGCTGATCGCCGTTCGAGACACGATCATGAGAATCAGACTGAAACGCTCCAATCGCATGCTGCTCTCTATCCTTGCCTCCGATCGCTTGTCCATCCTGCCCAGAGAAGTGGTGCAGGAAAGGGGAAACCAGTTTGCCCGTGAGCCAGTAGGCAGTGGCCCGTTTTGTCTGGTGGAAAACAGCGAACAGATGTTTATTCTGGACGCATTTCCCTCTTACTTTTTGGGGAGGGCCCATCTGGATCGGGTAGAGATATGGATTGTGCCGGAAAGCAGACAGAAGCAGGAAGCAATCCCTTCCATTGCAGGCGAAGTGCATGTTCTGCAGCCCATGCTGGACAAAAGAGGATACAGAGACACATGGCAAGAGCTTCAGCAGATGGAGAAGGGCTGCAAGTTTTTGGCGTTTAATCTAAATCGGAGTGGTCCCCAACAGAATCCATCGTTTCGTGACGCCATCGATCGCTTGCTGGATCGAGAGAAAATGATTCGGGAAGTGGGAGGAAGAAGGTACGTACCAGCAAACGGATTTATTCTGGATTGGCATCAGAATGGATATGTTCAGCCCTCCGTCTCCGTGCATGAGGCGAGTGAAAGGCTGGCGGAGAGCGGTTACCAGGGAGAGACGCTGAAGCTTTATACGTATAAGGGAGCGGGAAACGAGCAGGATGCCACCTGGCTCCAGCAATATTTTCGCGAGTTAGGGATGTCAGTGGAGCTCGTTATCGTCCCCATCGAAGAGCTAAACAAGCCGGCTACACTGCTCAAGGCTGATATGATCTTAGCGGGAGAAGTATTTGATGATCAATTGCTGCTAGGGATGCTAGAGATGTACAAATCAGACCGTGGGTTAATACGCTTACTGTGGGATGGAAAGCTGCGGGAGGATATCGATCAGGAGCTGGACAAGCTCATGCTTGAAAGTGAGCCGCAACGACAAAAGATGTGCTTGATACGGGTAGAGGAATTGCTGAAAGAGAGCTCGGCTGTGCTGTTCTTGTTCCATTCTCTTCAGCAGTCAGCCTATCATTCGGCACTCGCAGGAGTCTCTCTAAACGCATTGGGATTCGTCGATTACAAAGACATTTGGTTCAAGCCTTGA
- a CDS encoding MFS transporter, with the protein MSSPERQVAATPEASASTSIWRNRPFLILFLTSAFVTCGAKVYELALPLILYDMTHSPLTMTTMRSIEFLPNLLLAMFIGVFVDRFSKKRWSQWMVFGQMVLLFLLYALVESGRAEVAHFYVAGFLLMAFNYGYGNARVSIIKQVVPKPLLTSANARFSFLYTLIDIMGPAISGFILLLSSLHNGLLITGIAYLIALIAVSFLEKEKAPGAATPQGSFWQDFLAGWRELLSNRPLWMITILVIFLNATSGIYDAMIIFFAKDHLKLDNSQLGLVLSVAGAGGLIGSTLVSRLRKRFPTGRIMGTTILLLGVSYLLMAMAQSTWMLCLSLFLSGMIGTIENVCIWTFRQESTPAHMIGRISGITGSVFKLGMVFSIYGSGWVTVWQGPWAAFLAAAIGNLLIFLVYRRLSLWRLA; encoded by the coding sequence ATGTCGTCACCTGAAAGACAGGTTGCTGCCACTCCAGAAGCTTCTGCATCCACATCCATCTGGCGCAACCGGCCATTTCTCATTCTGTTTTTGACCTCCGCATTTGTCACGTGCGGCGCAAAGGTTTACGAACTAGCCTTGCCACTCATCTTGTACGATATGACACACTCTCCGCTCACCATGACAACGATGAGAAGCATCGAGTTCTTACCGAATCTGCTGTTGGCCATGTTCATCGGCGTATTCGTTGACCGTTTCTCCAAAAAGCGCTGGTCCCAATGGATGGTCTTTGGACAGATGGTTCTCCTGTTTCTCCTTTATGCATTGGTCGAGTCAGGGCGAGCCGAGGTTGCTCACTTTTATGTGGCAGGCTTTCTATTGATGGCCTTTAACTACGGATACGGCAATGCTAGGGTCAGTATCATCAAGCAGGTCGTACCCAAACCACTGCTTACTTCAGCAAATGCCCGATTCTCCTTTCTCTACACCTTGATCGACATCATGGGGCCAGCCATCTCCGGGTTCATTTTGCTGCTCTCCAGTCTTCACAATGGTTTGCTGATTACGGGAATCGCTTATCTCATCGCGCTGATCGCTGTTTCGTTTTTAGAAAAAGAAAAAGCACCGGGAGCTGCCACACCCCAGGGCTCGTTCTGGCAGGATTTCCTGGCAGGATGGCGAGAACTGCTATCCAATCGCCCCCTGTGGATGATTACGATCCTCGTCATCTTCCTCAATGCCACATCTGGAATCTATGACGCCATGATCATCTTTTTTGCCAAGGATCATTTGAAGCTGGACAATTCCCAGCTGGGACTCGTGCTCTCTGTGGCTGGGGCAGGCGGGTTGATTGGAAGCACCTTGGTATCACGGCTCCGTAAACGGTTTCCCACCGGACGCATCATGGGTACGACCATTCTGCTGCTAGGAGTCTCTTACTTGCTCATGGCTATGGCACAAAGCACCTGGATGCTCTGTCTATCGCTGTTTCTGTCTGGGATGATCGGGACGATTGAAAACGTCTGTATTTGGACGTTTCGGCAGGAATCCACTCCCGCACACATGATTGGGCGAATCAGCGGAATCACCGGCTCCGTTTTCAAGCTGGGGATGGTGTTCTCCATTTACGGCTCGGGCTGGGTGACGGTGTGGCAAGGTCCTTGGGCAGCTTTTCTGGCAGCGGCAATCGGCAATCTATTGATCTTTCTCGTGTATCGCAGGCTATCCCTCTGGCGTCTCGCATAG
- a CDS encoding methyl-accepting chemotaxis protein: MKIRTKFIIAFGVILAIMLSSGTYMYVQTKMLTASYTEMVDEGELLTTLREMQFIMTGRNNDERGYFLTGDATYTQEMQEKVERIGVLAEQINKNQHAILHYGQDLGPLKGLFTAYKEASKKVLDDYGKGNRDEALRLHFGEEREARKQLDALIDELAVKVQTEKEAEKARMAANRVTSEIIQTAFSVVGVLFAVLIGALLVRAIVLPLYRVNSQLRAIADGEGDLTQELTVKSKDEIGMLAASFNLMLRNLRELILQVRSHAEQVAASAEQLTASSEQTSKATEQIAETVQEMAAGSEHQAQNVEASHIEVEGMATGIGQIAARAENVSATAIRTSDLATDGNQAIQLVVTQMDGMGEAMESLSRRVSGLGERSEEIGQIVDVITGIAAQTNLLALNAAIEAARAGEHGRGFAVVADEVRKLAEQASNSAGRITQLIEVIQNETQEAIVSVEKSSQQTALCMDGVAQAGDAFAHIRDAVVRVAAEVQDVSAASRTLTDSTEKVAESMRVIASVTQQGVARTLDVSAATEEQLASMEEIHTSAASLAHLAEELEKLMGRFKA; encoded by the coding sequence ATGAAAATCAGAACGAAATTCATCATTGCGTTTGGTGTGATCCTAGCGATCATGCTGAGTTCCGGGACTTATATGTACGTTCAAACCAAAATGCTGACAGCCTCCTACACCGAGATGGTTGACGAAGGAGAACTGCTCACGACTCTTCGCGAAATGCAATTTATCATGACAGGGCGAAACAACGACGAGCGTGGGTACTTTTTGACTGGAGATGCCACGTATACGCAGGAGATGCAAGAAAAGGTCGAAAGAATCGGAGTACTGGCTGAACAAATAAATAAGAACCAGCATGCTATTTTGCATTATGGGCAAGATTTGGGACCATTAAAGGGACTTTTCACCGCCTATAAGGAAGCAAGCAAAAAGGTTTTAGATGACTACGGCAAAGGCAATCGGGACGAAGCCCTCCGACTCCACTTTGGCGAAGAGCGAGAGGCGCGTAAACAATTGGACGCGCTCATCGATGAACTGGCAGTAAAGGTTCAAACGGAAAAGGAAGCGGAGAAAGCCAGAATGGCGGCCAATCGAGTGACCTCGGAAATCATTCAAACGGCTTTTAGTGTAGTAGGTGTTCTGTTTGCCGTGTTGATTGGTGCGCTTCTCGTACGTGCCATTGTTCTTCCGCTCTATCGCGTCAATTCGCAGCTGAGAGCGATTGCGGATGGTGAAGGGGATCTGACGCAGGAGTTGACGGTCAAATCCAAGGATGAGATCGGAATGCTGGCAGCGTCGTTTAACCTAATGCTGCGTAATCTGCGGGAGCTGATCCTGCAAGTGCGTAGCCATGCCGAACAGGTAGCCGCGTCGGCAGAACAGCTGACTGCGAGCTCCGAGCAAACGAGCAAGGCAACCGAACAGATTGCCGAGACCGTACAGGAGATGGCTGCCGGCAGCGAGCATCAGGCGCAAAATGTGGAAGCGAGTCACATCGAGGTAGAAGGGATGGCGACGGGCATCGGGCAGATCGCGGCGCGTGCCGAAAATGTATCCGCGACTGCGATTCGCACTTCGGACCTGGCAACGGATGGCAATCAGGCGATCCAGCTAGTCGTCACGCAGATGGATGGCATGGGCGAAGCCATGGAAAGCCTATCTCGCAGGGTGAGCGGTTTGGGAGAACGCTCGGAGGAGATCGGTCAGATTGTGGACGTGATTACTGGCATTGCAGCGCAAACCAACCTGCTTGCTTTGAATGCTGCGATTGAAGCAGCTCGTGCAGGTGAGCATGGCAGAGGATTTGCTGTCGTGGCTGATGAGGTGAGGAAGCTGGCAGAGCAGGCTTCGAATTCGGCTGGGAGAATCACGCAATTGATCGAGGTCATCCAGAACGAGACGCAGGAAGCCATCGTTTCCGTAGAAAAGAGCTCGCAACAAACTGCGTTGTGCATGGATGGTGTCGCACAGGCAGGGGATGCCTTCGCTCATATTCGAGATGCGGTTGTTCGTGTCGCCGCAGAGGTACAAGACGTCTCAGCAGCTTCCCGCACGCTCACTGACAGTACAGAGAAGGTAGCAGAATCCATGCGCGTGATTGCTAGTGTGACCCAGCAGGGCGTAGCGCGCACATTGGATGTTTCGGCTGCAACCGAAGAACAGCTGGCTTCGATGGAGGAAATCCACACGTCTGCTGCATCTTTGGCTCATTTAGCTGAAGAGCTGGAGAAGCTGATGGGAAGATTCAAGGCGTAA
- a CDS encoding NAD-dependent epimerase/dehydratase family protein, whose amino-acid sequence MKVLFLGGTRFIGPHAVKRMADLGHEIAVYNRGQSPGGNSLPSGVTQFTGDRARLDESRNAFREFAPDVVVDLFPYSEADATQLMETFTGISGRVVAISSCDVYQAFGRVNRIESGPVEEGPLTEQSPLCETRYPFQGARADRSDYDKVLVEQVVMGHESLPGTILRLPMVYGPGDYQHRLYPYLQQMRDGRSVILMDERFASWRWSRGYVEDIAEAISLTVLNDRAAGQIYHVGEETGLPMAEWVERIAAGVGWKGKIIPVPAADLPPHLVMDIETRQHIQLDTSKIRHELGYRERFSPEEAMSRTIEWESANPPENIAGMIHYTAEDEWVARLGVK is encoded by the coding sequence ATGAAGGTCTTGTTTTTAGGGGGAACACGGTTTATCGGTCCACATGCGGTCAAACGAATGGCTGATCTGGGGCATGAGATCGCGGTCTATAACCGCGGGCAATCTCCCGGCGGGAATTCTCTCCCCTCAGGAGTTACCCAGTTCACAGGTGACCGGGCGAGACTAGATGAGTCCCGCAACGCTTTTCGCGAATTTGCCCCAGACGTGGTCGTAGATTTGTTCCCTTATTCAGAAGCAGATGCCACTCAACTCATGGAGACTTTTACTGGAATTTCGGGCCGTGTAGTTGCGATCAGCAGCTGCGATGTGTATCAGGCTTTTGGTCGGGTAAACCGGATCGAATCGGGTCCAGTGGAAGAAGGTCCGTTGACAGAGCAGTCGCCTTTATGCGAGACACGGTATCCGTTTCAAGGGGCACGAGCTGACCGGAGTGATTATGACAAAGTGCTGGTGGAGCAAGTGGTAATGGGGCATGAGAGCCTGCCGGGCACGATCCTTCGTCTGCCGATGGTTTACGGCCCAGGTGATTATCAGCATCGTCTCTACCCTTATTTACAGCAAATGCGTGACGGTCGTTCCGTGATTCTCATGGATGAAAGATTTGCTTCGTGGCGCTGGTCACGCGGTTATGTCGAGGATATAGCGGAGGCCATCAGTCTGACCGTGTTGAATGATCGGGCAGCAGGTCAAATCTATCACGTCGGGGAAGAAACAGGCTTGCCTATGGCGGAGTGGGTCGAACGCATCGCAGCTGGAGTGGGATGGAAAGGCAAAATCATACCTGTACCAGCTGCAGACCTGCCACCCCATCTGGTCATGGATATCGAGACACGACAACACATCCAGCTGGATACGAGCAAAATCAGACACGAACTGGGGTATAGGGAACGGTTTTCTCCGGAGGAAGCCATGAGCAGGACGATCGAGTGGGAGAGTGCGAATCCGCCAGAGAATATAGCGGGAATGATTCATTATACAGCCGAGGATGAATGGGTAGCTCGGTTAGGTGTGAAGTAG
- the clpP gene encoding ATP-dependent Clp endopeptidase proteolytic subunit ClpP — MNLIPVVVEQTSYGERSYDIYSRLLKDRIIFLGSAIDDQVANAVVAQLLFLAAEDPKKDIHLYINSPGGSVTAGMAIIDTMNFVQPEVSTICTGMAASMGAMLLVAGAQGKRYALPNAEVMLHQPWGGSQGQASDIKIAADRILRHRHMLYSIIAQRTGKTVEQIEKDADRDYFLSATEALEYGLIDKVIEKL, encoded by the coding sequence ATGAATCTCATTCCTGTAGTTGTGGAGCAAACCAGTTACGGCGAGCGTTCGTATGATATCTACTCTCGTTTGCTAAAGGATCGTATCATTTTTCTGGGTAGCGCCATCGATGATCAAGTCGCCAATGCTGTTGTGGCTCAGCTGCTGTTCCTCGCGGCGGAAGATCCGAAAAAAGACATTCATCTGTACATCAACTCGCCGGGTGGATCGGTAACGGCAGGTATGGCCATCATTGATACGATGAATTTCGTGCAACCGGAGGTGTCCACCATTTGCACGGGTATGGCGGCATCCATGGGAGCCATGCTGCTAGTGGCTGGAGCCCAGGGCAAACGGTACGCACTGCCGAATGCCGAAGTGATGCTTCACCAACCTTGGGGAGGCAGCCAAGGGCAGGCAAGCGATATCAAGATCGCGGCTGACCGGATTCTGCGGCATCGTCACATGCTATACTCGATTATTGCCCAGCGCACGGGCAAGACAGTCGAGCAGATCGAAAAGGATGCGGATCGAGACTATTTCCTCTCGGCAACGGAAGCGTTGGAGTACGGTCTAATCGACAAAGTCATCGAAAAGCTGTAG
- a CDS encoding winged helix-turn-helix domain-containing protein, which yields MAHEQLETYVVEAPEQAMALLNPLRAEILSRLAEPASAAEVARGINEIPQRVNYHLKALEKVGLVRKVGSRQVRNLVEVLYLAIARTYVLSDALNFANETVQQMKDQGALSHLVNTAERIKRDALALMERSDREEEIPSATLDTSIRLASAEQRGAFVEEYVQLVNQLVKKYQSPVDGQETYQVILAVYPKEGGEEA from the coding sequence GTGGCGCATGAACAGCTGGAAACCTATGTAGTCGAAGCTCCTGAGCAGGCGATGGCATTGCTCAACCCACTACGGGCAGAAATATTGAGCCGATTGGCAGAGCCAGCCTCAGCAGCAGAAGTGGCGCGTGGAATCAACGAAATTCCCCAACGCGTGAACTACCATTTGAAGGCGCTTGAAAAGGTGGGCTTGGTACGCAAGGTCGGAAGTCGTCAGGTGCGCAATCTGGTCGAGGTGCTCTATTTGGCTATCGCACGGACATATGTTTTATCCGATGCGTTGAACTTTGCAAACGAGACGGTTCAGCAGATGAAGGATCAAGGGGCGCTGTCGCATCTAGTCAATACAGCTGAACGGATCAAACGTGATGCACTTGCGCTGATGGAGCGCTCCGATCGGGAGGAAGAAATCCCGAGCGCCACGTTGGATACCAGTATTCGACTGGCAAGCGCCGAGCAACGGGGTGCGTTTGTGGAGGAGTATGTGCAGTTGGTCAACCAGCTGGTGAAAAAGTATCAATCCCCAGTAGATGGTCAGGAAACGTATCAAGTCATTCTCGCTGTGTACCCCAAAGAAGGAGGAGAAGAGGCATGA